In one Haemophilus parainfluenzae genomic region, the following are encoded:
- a CDS encoding ABC transporter ATP-binding protein: MATITFENICKKFGSNEVLKDLSLVVKDGECFTLLGPSGCGKTVLLRLLAGFDVPDSGRILIDDVVVADPATNTDVPPDQRGLGVVFQDYAVWPHMTVFDNIAYPLKLKNIEKQALHKQVMEVVELVNLTGLEERLPSQLSGGQQQRVALARALVAKPSLMLLDEPLNNLDANLREEMRFEIKELQKKLGITILYVTHDQEIALAISDRLAIMNEHGDIQQIGTPWDIYERSENEMVFKFMGLANFIPVRYQNNHHYIGEGNQILNWKNLPPNSGKLGCRPSDIILSKNNEGLLGKISRASFLGAVMDYMVEIDGVTLRTEIPTNKALRNNLMFNEGENCFISFHDLLWFDSAKEI, from the coding sequence ATGGCAACAATTACATTTGAAAACATATGTAAAAAATTCGGTTCAAATGAAGTGTTAAAAGATCTTTCTCTAGTTGTAAAAGATGGAGAGTGCTTTACGCTTCTTGGCCCATCCGGCTGTGGAAAAACTGTCTTATTACGCCTGCTTGCAGGATTTGATGTGCCAGATAGTGGCCGTATTTTAATTGACGATGTGGTTGTTGCCGATCCCGCTACAAACACGGATGTTCCACCAGATCAACGTGGTCTAGGTGTCGTCTTCCAAGATTATGCTGTTTGGCCACATATGACTGTCTTTGACAATATCGCCTATCCTCTTAAATTAAAAAATATTGAAAAACAAGCTCTCCATAAACAAGTGATGGAAGTTGTCGAATTAGTCAATTTAACTGGCTTAGAAGAACGTTTACCTTCTCAATTATCAGGAGGACAACAACAGCGTGTTGCTCTCGCAAGGGCATTAGTTGCTAAACCATCTTTAATGCTCTTAGACGAACCTCTCAATAACCTAGATGCTAATCTTCGAGAAGAAATGCGTTTCGAAATTAAAGAGTTACAGAAAAAACTCGGCATTACTATTCTGTACGTAACACATGACCAAGAAATTGCCCTAGCAATATCAGACCGTTTGGCCATTATGAATGAGCATGGCGATATCCAACAAATTGGCACACCATGGGACATTTACGAACGTTCAGAAAATGAGATGGTGTTTAAATTTATGGGGCTCGCAAATTTCATTCCTGTGAGATACCAAAATAATCATCATTATATTGGAGAAGGTAATCAAATTTTAAACTGGAAAAACTTGCCACCTAACTCAGGGAAATTAGGATGTCGACCTTCCGATATCATACTAAGCAAAAACAATGAAGGTTTACTAGGAAAAATATCAAGAGCCAGTTTTCTTGGCGCGGTAATGGATTATATGGTAGAGATTGATGGTGTAACACTACGAACAGAAATCCCAACTAATAAAGCATTACGTAATAATTTAATGTTCAATGAAGGTGAAAATTGCTTTATCAGTTTTCATGATTTGCTTTGGTTTGATTCTGCTAAAGAAATCTAG
- a CDS encoding ABC transporter substrate-binding protein, whose product MNKKMSLTLIAIGLGMSLSNIAAAQEKLIVYTSMKESLIGALKAKFTEKYPDVEMDYQSAGAGKLMAKIATEKESGKIMADVIWTSEVPDFFQMKKNGMLEAYVSPETNNIVNPIPNFDGSFTPIRLGTLAIAYNTRFVKDNPPAEWADILKPEYKGAFGIANPALSGTSYMSVSLLKDKFGWEFFEKLKSNKAKVGKGAGQVIDDTASGDLLASLAVDYITNDKIKKGAQLKLVYPKEMLVIPSPAAILKGTEHLAASQKFIDFLLSEDGQKIIANEGTLPVRKGVELDAKFGMPSLEDAVSRAIPIDYEKLMSEKEETIKHFTQILQGR is encoded by the coding sequence GTAATATTGCTGCAGCACAAGAAAAATTAATTGTGTACACATCAATGAAGGAATCATTAATTGGAGCATTAAAAGCTAAGTTTACTGAAAAATATCCAGATGTTGAAATGGATTATCAGTCTGCTGGTGCCGGAAAATTGATGGCTAAAATTGCAACGGAAAAAGAATCCGGGAAAATTATGGCTGATGTAATTTGGACAAGTGAAGTACCTGACTTCTTCCAAATGAAAAAGAACGGCATGCTCGAAGCTTATGTTTCCCCTGAAACAAACAATATCGTTAATCCTATCCCTAATTTCGATGGTTCTTTTACCCCAATCCGCCTCGGCACACTAGCAATCGCCTACAATACGCGTTTCGTTAAAGATAATCCACCTGCTGAATGGGCTGATATCTTAAAACCTGAATATAAAGGTGCATTTGGTATTGCAAACCCTGCATTATCAGGTACGTCATATATGAGTGTTTCTCTATTAAAAGATAAATTTGGTTGGGAATTCTTTGAAAAATTAAAATCAAATAAAGCTAAAGTAGGTAAAGGCGCAGGACAAGTTATCGATGATACTGCATCAGGTGATTTGTTAGCTTCCTTAGCGGTTGACTATATTACCAATGATAAAATCAAAAAAGGTGCGCAATTAAAATTGGTCTATCCAAAAGAAATGCTTGTCATTCCTAGCCCTGCTGCAATCTTAAAAGGCACTGAACACCTTGCAGCTTCACAAAAATTTATTGACTTCTTACTTTCTGAAGATGGACAAAAAATCATTGCTAACGAAGGGACATTACCAGTTAGAAAAGGCGTTGAACTTGATGCTAAATTTGGTATGCCATCTCTAGAAGATGCTGTATCAAGAGCAATTCCTATTGACTATGAAAAATTAATGTCAGAAAAAGAAGAAACAATTAAACATTTCACTCAAATTCTTCAAGGTCGTTAA
- a CDS encoding ABC transporter permease, whose amino-acid sequence MATTIQNNHPFNIANVILALSIGILVIVVAVPVLLIFLNSFWVDGQFNITDVVNILKQEETYEALLNSLFIASGVTVMSTIIGTFFAWLVTRTDLPYKGFMKVMFLVPFMLPSFIGALAWKMLLSPRSGYINQFFMDLGFDGPIFNIYSYAGIMAVETMYLFPFVFIQVCGALERMDPTLEESARISGASLFTITRKITIPLVMPSILSGALLIMLYSMAHFGTVAVLGVENGIFNIPTLIYERIHQSAGSFEAIRTGTVLATVLVFTAALIIWLQNKILNKGRFQIIAGKSFRPIEVKLRGLRKPLLVICLLYIAFTIVLPTVTIFLVGGLKTYGLPITWENLTLDNYKFILFEWQLTKDAIRNSVTLGLAAALITMFAGVMISYVIVKMRVRGKGILEFLGMLPFSVPGSVIALGVILAWSGKFGINLYNTVWIILIAYIARYMAFSLKANSAALEQVHDSLVEASRACGASMWQSLKDIVIPLVRPGMIAAFFLIFLPALRELTVSVMLYGPSTRTIGVAIYTLNEDGETVYSAALAGIALIIIVLGQTVIKRYAEKKTQK is encoded by the coding sequence ATGGCTACAACTATTCAAAATAATCATCCATTCAATATTGCTAACGTTATTCTAGCCTTATCTATCGGTATCTTAGTTATCGTTGTTGCGGTTCCTGTTTTACTTATTTTCCTCAATTCTTTTTGGGTTGATGGACAATTTAATATCACCGATGTGGTGAATATTCTTAAGCAAGAAGAAACCTATGAAGCATTACTCAATTCACTTTTCATCGCATCTGGCGTAACAGTGATGAGTACGATCATTGGTACATTTTTTGCTTGGTTAGTAACTCGAACAGATCTACCTTATAAAGGTTTTATGAAAGTGATGTTCCTTGTACCTTTTATGCTTCCTTCTTTCATTGGAGCCTTAGCTTGGAAAATGTTACTTTCACCACGTTCTGGTTATATTAACCAATTCTTCATGGATTTAGGATTTGATGGACCTATTTTTAATATCTATAGCTACGCTGGTATTATGGCTGTAGAAACAATGTATCTTTTCCCATTCGTCTTTATCCAAGTCTGTGGTGCATTAGAGCGCATGGACCCGACATTAGAAGAATCAGCGAGAATCTCAGGCGCAAGCCTCTTTACCATTACACGTAAAATTACCATTCCACTCGTCATGCCTAGTATTCTTTCTGGTGCATTACTCATTATGCTCTATTCTATGGCTCACTTTGGTACTGTTGCCGTACTGGGCGTAGAAAATGGTATTTTTAACATTCCAACCCTCATTTATGAACGTATTCACCAAAGTGCGGGTAGCTTTGAAGCAATTCGTACCGGTACTGTACTTGCAACTGTTTTAGTATTCACTGCGGCACTTATTATTTGGTTACAAAACAAAATCTTAAATAAAGGCCGATTCCAAATTATTGCCGGTAAAAGCTTTAGACCTATTGAAGTAAAACTTCGTGGTTTGAGAAAACCGTTGCTTGTTATTTGCTTACTCTACATCGCCTTTACAATCGTATTGCCTACGGTCACGATTTTCCTTGTTGGTGGATTAAAAACCTATGGATTACCAATTACATGGGAAAACCTCACATTAGATAACTATAAATTCATCTTATTTGAATGGCAGTTAACAAAAGATGCAATTCGCAATAGTGTGACTCTCGGTCTCGCGGCAGCACTTATTACCATGTTTGCAGGGGTAATGATTTCTTATGTTATCGTTAAAATGCGTGTTCGCGGAAAAGGTATTCTTGAGTTCTTAGGGATGTTACCATTCTCCGTACCTGGCTCTGTAATTGCTCTTGGGGTGATCCTTGCCTGGAGTGGTAAATTTGGCATCAATCTCTACAATACAGTTTGGATTATTTTAATTGCTTACATTGCGCGTTATATGGCTTTCTCACTCAAAGCTAACTCTGCAGCACTTGAGCAAGTACATGATTCATTAGTTGAAGCTTCTCGAGCATGTGGAGCAAGTATGTGGCAATCCTTAAAAGATATTGTTATCCCACTCGTAAGACCAGGGATGATTGCTGCTTTCTTCCTGATTTTCCTTCCAGCCCTACGTGAATTGACTGTTTCTGTTATGTTATATGGTCCTTCTACACGAACCATCGGTGTCGCAATTTATACTCTAAATGAAGACGGTGAAACGGTTTATTCTGCAGCATTAGCGGGTATTGCCCTAATAATCATTGTGTTAGGCCAAACTGTTATTAAACGTTATGCTGAAAAGAAAACTCAAAAATAG